GCATCGACGCCGACGGACTTGCCGACCTCGCGCACGTCGCCGAGCAGATCGAGCACGTCGTCCTGCACCTGGAAGGCCATGCCGATCAGCTCGCCGTATCGCTGCATCGCCCGGCCGAGCTCGTCGTCGGCACCGGCGAATCGTGCACCGAGCAGGCAGCTGGCCGCGGTGAGTGCGCCGGTCTTGCGCCGTATGATCTCGTAGTAGGTCTCCTCGGACAGCTCGAGGTTGCCGCGATGGCTGACTTGCAGCAGCTCACCCTCGCACAGCTGGTTGGTCGTGCGACCGATGATGCGTGCCGCCCAGTTGGCCGACAGTTCCGGCGGGGCTTCGACGCCGCTGCAAAGGTGATAGCTGTGGCTGATGAGGTAGTCGCCCAGAAGGACGGCCGCCTCGTTGCCGTGAAGGTGGTTGATGGTCGCGCCCTTGCGGCGAAGCTCGGCTTCGTCGAGCACGTCGTCGTGGACGAGCGTGCTCATGTGCACCATCTCGACGACTGCCGCCAGCTCGATGAGCGACTCGTCGACCTCACCGTTTGGTTCAACAGCCCGGCCTGTGAGCAGCAACAGGGTCGGCCGAAGCATCTTCCCGCGGAATCGCCCGACGTGGCGAACGAGGGCGTCGACCGACGGGAGATCGCTGCGCAACTCGTTGTCAAAGATACGCTCCACGCGATCCAGTGCCGGCCCGATGAGCTCCGCAATCGCGTCGGCAAAACGCTCCCGCGATCTCGGCATGCTGCGGCCGAGCGAGGTAGGACGGGAAGCTGTCGCGAAGGGCTTGGTGTACATGTGGCGTCTCTGCAGCCCGACGTCGGCTGCCTGCCTCTTGTTCGACAGTAACGCGTTTTGACCGTTGGTGTTGTGTGTTTCGTAAACAATGAAACATG
This genomic window from Planctomycetota bacterium contains:
- a CDS encoding polyprenyl synthetase family protein, whose protein sequence is MPRSRERFADAIAELIGPALDRVERIFDNELRSDLPSVDALVRHVGRFRGKMLRPTLLLLTGRAVEPNGEVDESLIELAAVVEMVHMSTLVHDDVLDEAELRRKGATINHLHGNEAAVLLGDYLISHSYHLCSGVEAPPELSANWAARIIGRTTNQLCEGELLQVSHRGNLELSEETYYEIIRRKTGALTAASCLLGARFAGADDELGRAMQRYGELIGMAFQVQDDVLDLLGDVREVGKSVGVDAEKQKLTLPLIHFLANAPEEHAELLRSLLVGDQLDRAEQVRQLVRPSDSVEFARDEARRLTCEAAACLEGLDDSPAHDLLTAVCDFVVARSA